A single window of Archangium gephyra DNA harbors:
- a CDS encoding nuclear transport factor 2 family protein, whose protein sequence is MREQNLQYVLDWIAIQELAVEYGQAIDYGQDTGDWSRWSNVFTPEVTADYTRFMGTELLTLTREQMPQVAKAGLRSFKRVQHATAMSVGIQFKSDTQAEVMSYAEVAHYFPLGGIQQEWTIIARYTFSVEKTPGGWKIRKVLLDPIHYRGNMLGLELVQGKQLV, encoded by the coding sequence ATGAGAGAGCAGAACCTTCAGTACGTCCTGGATTGGATCGCCATCCAAGAGCTGGCCGTCGAGTACGGGCAGGCCATCGATTACGGCCAGGACACAGGCGACTGGAGCCGCTGGTCCAACGTCTTCACCCCCGAGGTGACAGCGGACTACACCCGGTTCATGGGCACGGAGCTCCTCACCCTCACTCGGGAGCAGATGCCGCAGGTGGCCAAGGCGGGCCTGCGTTCCTTCAAGCGAGTCCAGCATGCCACCGCCATGAGTGTTGGCATCCAGTTCAAGAGCGACACCCAGGCCGAAGTGATGTCCTACGCGGAGGTCGCCCACTACTTCCCGTTGGGAGGCATCCAACAGGAGTGGACCATCATCGCCCGCTACACCTTCTCCGTGGAGAAGACCCCGGGCGGATGGAAGATCCGCAAGGTGTTGTTGGACCCCATCCACTATCGCGGAAACATGCTGGGCCTGGAGCTGGTGCAGGGCAAGCAGCTCGTCTGA